The Sebastes fasciatus isolate fSebFas1 chromosome 4, fSebFas1.pri, whole genome shotgun sequence genome window below encodes:
- the ciartb gene encoding uncharacterized protein ciartb, which yields MSATDSDNSIDWLASDNEDNDSEQESDFNGKHSQTDSAPPHLGPSDGSRRRSSEVKEGDSNWSKVREASGRGFPPDCMEAWVNSAIGLCKTQQGEKTNGKNTQQALKRPHGSTEEEEECKERQLNVSEKNRIFSRKCMELQCYIHPLSSILNGLRSGRYRERLSSFQESVAMDRIQRIMGVLQNPCMGEKYINIILKMEEMLKSWFPNVKLRDQLTVTQTEEAVPTKKPKLSPVTVAAVVSPVTVSDPPAGVKTLRVTDLTPPGAYSASNLKWLHTSPICSPIAEQAQAGPRHLLSPRDLTQDNAVSSSTDSHTKTDSVPRGPPPGKINAPCLERLLKSTESIIIRRGTGGLTDSSWS from the exons ATGTCTGCTACAGATTCGGACAACTCCATTGACTGGCTGGCTAGTGACAATGAGGACAACGACAGCGAACAGGAGTCTGACTTTAACGGAAAgcacagccagacagacagcgCCCCGCCACACCTGGGCCCGTCTGACGGCAGCCGCCGCCGGAGCAGCGAGGTGAAGGAAGGCGACAGTAACTGGAGCAAGGTCAGGGAGGCCTCGGGCCGGGGATTTCCCCCCGACTGCATGGAGGCCTGGGTCAACAGCGCCATTGGACTGTGTAAAACACAACAAGGAGAGAAAACGAATGGCAAAAACACTCAGCAAGCACTGAAGAGACCTCACGGctccacagaggaggaggaggagtgcaaGGAACGGCAGCTCAACGTGTCCGAGAAAAACAGAATTTTCAGCAGAAAG tgcATGGAGCTACAATGCTACATTCATCCGCTGTCATCTATCTTGAATGGCCTTCGTTCAGGGAGATACAGAGAAC GACTCAGCAGTTTCCAGGAGAGCGTGGCCATGGACAGGATTCAGAGGATCATGGGTGTCCTGCAGAACCCCTGCATGGG GGAGAAATATATTAATATCATTCTAAAAATGGAGGAAATGCTGAAGAGCTGGTTCCCTAATGTAAAACTCCGAGACCAACTCACCGTCACCCAGACAGAGGAAGCTGTTCCCACCAAGAAACCAAAG CTTTCTCCAGTGACCGTCGCTGCAGTCGTGAGCCCCGTCACCGTCAGTGATCCTCCAGCCGGCGTCAAAACCCTGAGAGTCACTGACCTCACTCCTCCCGGAGCCTACTCTGCCAGTAACCTGAAGTGGCTCCACACGTCACCCATCTGCTCCCCCATAGCAGAGCAGGCCCAGGCTGGCCCCAGGCACCTGCTGTCCCCCAGAGACCTAACGCAGGACAACGCTGTGTCCTCCAGCACGGACAGCCACACTAAGACAGACTCGGTGCCCAGAGGCCCTCCGCCGGGAAAAATCAACGCGCCCTGTCTAGAGCGGCTTCTTAAGTCGACAGAAAGCATCATCATCCGCAGGGGGACGGGGGGTTTGACGGACAGCAGCTGGTCCTAG